From the Primulina tabacum isolate GXHZ01 chromosome 15, ASM2559414v2, whole genome shotgun sequence genome, one window contains:
- the LOC142527151 gene encoding WAT1-related protein At1g68170-like isoform X1 encodes MWRLCDSMHGLKPTIMMVTVQIALTGVNVFYKLAANNGMSMRVLVAYRLIFAAATVVPIALIIERKNRPKLTRKIAFQTFFSALFGGSMAQNLYAESLALTTVTFVAAMSNLIPAVTFVLAILFRMEKMGLKTMAGKAKVTGTFLSIGGAMLLTFYKGLEVKIWSTHVHFLQTNKHANGHVAAANQKSINDIIGLLLALACCFSYSFSLIIQAKVSEKYPCHYSSTALISVMGSIQAVLYALCTEREWSQWKLGWDLKLLIVAYMGIVGSGIMWVLIMSCLRMRGPLFVSVFNPLLLVLVALSCSIFLDEKLYLGSVLGTGIIICGLYCVLWGKSKEIKKVCRLAPSSEDQSLKGDHNVIHGGGGIMAVAPKFVPDTESTQVLCGKEDEPDLEAKVSEHQLIVPKENA; translated from the exons ATGTGGAGACTTTGTGATTCGATGCATGGGTTGAAACCCACGATTATGATGGTGACAGTACAGATTGCACTAACGGGCGTTAACGTGTTCTACAAATTGGCCGCAAACAATGGGATGAGCATGCGAGTTCTTGTCGCCTATCGCCTCATCTTCGCTGCTGCAACTGTTGTTCCCATCGCCCTTATCATTGAAAG GAAAAACAGGCCAAAATTGACAAGGAAAATAGCTTTTCAGACATTCTTTTCTGCATTGTTTGG GGGATCAATGGCACAAAACTTGTATGCGGAGAGCTTAGCCCTGACCACAGTCACGTTCGTCGCAGCTATGTCTAACCTCATACCGGCTGTCACCTTTGTTTTAGCAATACTTTTTCG GATGGAGAAAATGGGGTTGAAGACAATGGCTGGCAAAGCAAAGGTGACGGGAACATTTCTGAGTATAGGAGGAGCTATGCTTTTGACTTTTTACAAGGGTTTGGAAGTCAAAATTTGGTCAACCCATGTTCACTTTCTTCAaacaaataaacatgcaaatggCCACGTGGCAGCAGCCAACCAAAAGTCCATTAATGACATTATAGGCCTTTTGCTCGCTCTCGCTTGCTGCTTCAGTTATTCATTTTCCTTGATTATTCAg GCTAAGGTGAGTGAGAAGTATCCTTGCCACTACTCAAGCACAGCTCTAATATCGGTAATGGGGTCGATTCAAGCTGTGTTATACGCATTGTGCACGGAAAGGGAATGGAGCCAATGGAAACTTGGATGGGACCTCAAACTCCTCATTGTAGCTTATATG GGAATAGTTGGATCTGGAATAATGTGGGTTTTGATAATGTCGTGCTTGCGAATGAGGGGACCATTGTTCGTCTCTGTTTTCAATCCGCTATTGCTTGTGCTCGTAGCACTTTCTTGCTCCATATTTCTTGACGAGAAGTTATACTTGGGAAG TGTGCTTGGAACCGGGATAATAATATGTGGGTTGTACTGCGTGTTGTGGGGAAAAAGCAAAGAAATCAAGAAAGTATGTAGACTTGCGCCATCGAGCGAAGATCAAAGCTTAAAGGGCGATCATAATGTCATCCATGGCGGTGGTGGCATCATGGCTGTGGCACCAAAATTTGTACCAGACACTGAAAGCACTCAAGTTCTCTGCGGAAAGGAAGACGAACCAGATTTAGAGGCTAAGGTTTCAGAACATCAATTGATCGTGCCAAAAGAAAATGCGTAG
- the LOC142527151 gene encoding WAT1-related protein At1g68170-like isoform X2 → MWRLCDSMHGLKPTIMMVTVQIALTGVNVFYKLAANNGMSMRVLVAYRLIFAAATVVPIALIIERKNRPKLTRKIAFQTFFSALFGMEKMGLKTMAGKAKVTGTFLSIGGAMLLTFYKGLEVKIWSTHVHFLQTNKHANGHVAAANQKSINDIIGLLLALACCFSYSFSLIIQAKVSEKYPCHYSSTALISVMGSIQAVLYALCTEREWSQWKLGWDLKLLIVAYMGIVGSGIMWVLIMSCLRMRGPLFVSVFNPLLLVLVALSCSIFLDEKLYLGSVLGTGIIICGLYCVLWGKSKEIKKVCRLAPSSEDQSLKGDHNVIHGGGGIMAVAPKFVPDTESTQVLCGKEDEPDLEAKVSEHQLIVPKENA, encoded by the exons ATGTGGAGACTTTGTGATTCGATGCATGGGTTGAAACCCACGATTATGATGGTGACAGTACAGATTGCACTAACGGGCGTTAACGTGTTCTACAAATTGGCCGCAAACAATGGGATGAGCATGCGAGTTCTTGTCGCCTATCGCCTCATCTTCGCTGCTGCAACTGTTGTTCCCATCGCCCTTATCATTGAAAG GAAAAACAGGCCAAAATTGACAAGGAAAATAGCTTTTCAGACATTCTTTTCTGCATTGTTTGG GATGGAGAAAATGGGGTTGAAGACAATGGCTGGCAAAGCAAAGGTGACGGGAACATTTCTGAGTATAGGAGGAGCTATGCTTTTGACTTTTTACAAGGGTTTGGAAGTCAAAATTTGGTCAACCCATGTTCACTTTCTTCAaacaaataaacatgcaaatggCCACGTGGCAGCAGCCAACCAAAAGTCCATTAATGACATTATAGGCCTTTTGCTCGCTCTCGCTTGCTGCTTCAGTTATTCATTTTCCTTGATTATTCAg GCTAAGGTGAGTGAGAAGTATCCTTGCCACTACTCAAGCACAGCTCTAATATCGGTAATGGGGTCGATTCAAGCTGTGTTATACGCATTGTGCACGGAAAGGGAATGGAGCCAATGGAAACTTGGATGGGACCTCAAACTCCTCATTGTAGCTTATATG GGAATAGTTGGATCTGGAATAATGTGGGTTTTGATAATGTCGTGCTTGCGAATGAGGGGACCATTGTTCGTCTCTGTTTTCAATCCGCTATTGCTTGTGCTCGTAGCACTTTCTTGCTCCATATTTCTTGACGAGAAGTTATACTTGGGAAG TGTGCTTGGAACCGGGATAATAATATGTGGGTTGTACTGCGTGTTGTGGGGAAAAAGCAAAGAAATCAAGAAAGTATGTAGACTTGCGCCATCGAGCGAAGATCAAAGCTTAAAGGGCGATCATAATGTCATCCATGGCGGTGGTGGCATCATGGCTGTGGCACCAAAATTTGTACCAGACACTGAAAGCACTCAAGTTCTCTGCGGAAAGGAAGACGAACCAGATTTAGAGGCTAAGGTTTCAGAACATCAATTGATCGTGCCAAAAGAAAATGCGTAG